TTTGGTTATTTGTTACAGTGATTGGAACTGGGATAACGGTTGATATGGAAGCGTTGGTTTTTTCGGACATCTTGATATAGCCCCATTGAAAACCCGCTTTACTAGAATCAAAACTCTCTATCGGGTCTCCTGCTTCATTTGCTACCCATTCATAATTAGCATTACCGCCTAAATTTCCTGTCAATGTCTGATATTTATCAAAAAATTTCCCAGCATATAAACCCATATCTAATGTTCTAAATTGAGAAATCGCAGTATAATATGGCGCTTTTAGCATGGCGCCGAATACAACAAAACTCGAATAAGTTGTCTCTGTTTTTCCAGCTAAACTTAATTGAATTGTGCTACTGTAGTTCCCAATTGTATTTGGCTTTACTGTCGTACTTGTAACTTTCGCTGCTACTGTTTCGCCGGTACTTATATTCCAAGCCTTCAGATTCATTTTAGCTTGAACAATCGCTGCCACCTCAGCTGAGTTTTTCCCTTTGATATCACTCAGCGTAACAACCGCATCTTTATCTTTTTTAAGCATAACTGTAGCGCCAAAATGAGTTGAAATAGTATCGTTCGTCACATTGACTGCTACTTTAATAACTGTAGAAATATTTGGGTTATTATTATCCGTCATCTTAATATTAGCCCAATGAAAACCGACTTCACTGGTATCAAACTTAGAATTTAGCAGCTCTTTTCCTTCTTCATCCACAAATTTATAATTCACTCCAGTGGATATCGTAGTTGTCACCGTTTGGAACTTCGTAAATAAATTTGTAGGAACAGTAGATAATACCAATGGTGTATTTTGTGTAACGTTCACATATTTTTGTGGTTCTGCTCCGAAAACAACAACCGCTTTCGATGTTGTCACTTTCTGTTGGTCAGCTCCAGATCCAGCAGTCACTTCAACATTCGCAGTGTAAGCTCCTATCGTCGTGGCATTGATCGTTGTGTTAAGAACATTTACTGGAACAGCTTCTCCTGTTTCCATATTCCATGCTTGAATATTTCCCTTTGATTGAACTAATTGGCTTAATTCAGTAGCGTTTTTGCCTTTTGTATCATTTGGATACAATATAATTTTTCCACTAGTATTATTTACCTGAAGAGCAACTGTATTACTGAACAACAAACTTGTTCCTGCATCAGTCACAGTGACAGGAATTGGGACAATGATGCTAGAAGAGGTCGCATTCTCAGTAATTTTCACATAAATTTTTTGAAAACCAACTGCACTACTACTTGGATTTGACAGTGAACCCTCTGAATCTACATAGACATACGAAGCTCCAGCTTGCGGATCGGGAATAACAACTTGGGAAAAAAGCATATTACGACCAGCCACGGTAGCTAGAGAAGGAAATGCTTTATTTTGCGCCACAGTCAATATTTTCGCGGTAGCCTTTAACCCACTCTCATTTTCGATTGGGTTCATCAGTCTGCTAGAAAAATTATTTTCATGTATTCCATTTTGATTATCTTGTGAATCTAAATTAGGTATATCTTGAGTTTTGCTTTGAGTTACTTTCTTGGAACTTTCATCTGTTTTGGCAGATATAGAAGAACTTTGATTAAAAATAGTTGCTACCATCACAAACCCAATAAATACCAGAGCAATCACGCTCCACATTTTTTTATTTTTTACTTTTTCCATTTTGTCTCCTTTCTTTATTTATTTTTACGCCCATGACTATTCAAGCTCTTACACCACCTCCTTTAAAACTCTAGGTTTTAGGTCTTCGCTTGAATCAAGAATAATTATTGATGCTATTACTAGATCTACAAAATATAGAGCCTACTTCTATTTTTTTCTACACTATTTTTATTAACGGGTTAAACATATACCCTTTTGTGCGAACCGTTTTAATATAACTTTGACCACCATGCCCCTTCCCTATTTTTGCCCTAAGTTTAAAGACAACATTTGTCACTAAAGATTGGCGGTTCCTGTTCATTTGATTTTCCTTACCCCATACTTTTTGATAAAGCTCATCATAAGAAATAGCCGTTCCTATATGATTTATTAAAACAATTAAAATTTGGTATTCTGTATTTGTTAATTCGATTTCCTCAGTACCATTTTTAAGAACACTTCTATTTTGTGGATTGAGTTTTAATAAATCTTCTGTTACTTGATTTGATTTCTTGCTTTCATTGCTTATATCTGGTTTTTTACTGACTTCTAGCACACGTTTTAATTGAGTGAACGTAACTTCATAATCCGTATCTTCACTTGCTATTCCATCAACACCTAATCTCAAATACACCAAATCTGTTGTTGTCGTTCGATTTTTTGTTAGTAATAGAAGGTACTTATCAAATACACTCCTTACTTTCATAATTATTTCGTAACTATTGCCCGAAGTTGAGCCTCCTGTTTCATCAATTATGATTGTATCTATGTACTTTTGGTGCTGTTCAATAGTATTCAAAGGGATAAATTTAACGTCAAAATCCAGTCTTTTTAATACATTTAAATATACGTTTTCCTGTTCGGCGGACATTGATAAAATACCGACAAAATACATCTATGATGACTCCTTTCTCTTTTCCTTCATCCTTGAAACAATGATCTATCTATCATTTTTGTTTATCTTAATATAAATAAAGGGGATTAGCGCTCTGAAGAAAGCGCTTTTTTATTCATTCTATGTATTTTTAATTCGGAA
This sequence is a window from Enterococcus sp. 7F3_DIV0205. Protein-coding genes within it:
- a CDS encoding response regulator transcription factor, translating into MYFVGILSMSAEQENVYLNVLKRLDFDVKFIPLNTIEQHQKYIDTIIIDETGGSTSGNSYEIIMKVRSVFDKYLLLLTKNRTTTTDLVYLRLGVDGIASEDTDYEVTFTQLKRVLEVSKKPDISNESKKSNQVTEDLLKLNPQNRSVLKNGTEEIELTNTEYQILIVLINHIGTAISYDELYQKVWGKENQMNRNRQSLVTNVVFKLRAKIGKGHGGQSYIKTVRTKGYMFNPLIKIV